A region from the Lentisphaera profundi genome encodes:
- a CDS encoding type II secretion system protein: MNKKFTLIELLVVVAIIGILAAMILPALGTARDKAQQKTCTNNLKQLGTAMVMYFSDGTENDIPTGGTYIRPVNAVATAGTIGNVWELTPGTLSCNAKREGINDSDGKVYIDCENVSGGPFSSLEDPQTRIATDGLVAGASDDGSDIHSSGKKANVLAGDGHVEPTNGGWQQVDTEL, encoded by the coding sequence ATGAATAAAAAATTCACATTAATCGAACTTCTCGTTGTTGTTGCCATCATCGGTATCCTCGCAGCTATGATCCTCCCAGCTCTTGGTACGGCTCGTGATAAAGCACAGCAAAAAACTTGTACGAACAATCTCAAGCAGCTTGGTACTGCCATGGTTATGTACTTCTCTGACGGCACAGAGAATGACATCCCAACTGGTGGGACTTACATCCGTCCAGTAAACGCGGTTGCTACTGCTGGTACTATTGGTAATGTATGGGAACTCACACCCGGCACTCTTTCTTGTAACGCTAAACGTGAGGGGATAAATGACTCCGACGGAAAAGTCTACATCGACTGTGAAAATGTAAGCGGAGGTCCTTTCTCTTCACTTGAAGACCCGCAAACTCGTATTGCTACAGACGGCCTCGTAGCTGGCGCTAGTGATGATGGCTCTGATATCCACTCTTCAGGTAAAAAAGCTAACGTTCTTGCTGGCGACGGTCACGTAGAGCCAACAAACGGTGGCTGGCAACAAGTTGATACTGAGCTCTAA
- a CDS encoding class I SAM-dependent methyltransferase, giving the protein MEEQEYVTMAQVEAEHWWYKGLHDCLLNFIPSNHAKLLDVGCGTGQFLKLLNDANAVGLDFSEQALDLASAKVANSLVKGDIRDLPFGDETFDTIVSCDVLDCFDDEEERRQALGELYRVMSRDGLLLLNLPAFPILKSSHDKAVHVVHRFRKEELKNLLLAEGFEIQLLSYRNCFLFPLAAMLRLIRKKSRRGAMKSDVELPHKWLNKLLSQVLYLENSYLSMKGTFPFGLSLFALVKKV; this is encoded by the coding sequence ATGGAAGAGCAAGAGTATGTGACTATGGCTCAGGTGGAAGCCGAGCATTGGTGGTATAAAGGGCTTCATGATTGCTTGTTGAATTTCATCCCCTCAAATCATGCAAAACTTTTAGATGTGGGCTGTGGGACGGGACAGTTTCTCAAGCTACTGAATGATGCCAATGCCGTGGGCTTAGATTTTTCCGAGCAAGCCTTAGACTTAGCAAGTGCCAAGGTGGCAAATAGCTTAGTGAAAGGAGATATAAGGGACTTGCCCTTTGGCGATGAGACTTTTGATACAATCGTAAGTTGTGATGTGTTAGATTGTTTTGATGACGAAGAAGAACGTCGCCAAGCCTTAGGTGAATTATACCGAGTCATGAGCCGAGATGGATTGTTGTTGTTAAATTTACCCGCTTTTCCCATTTTAAAAAGTTCCCATGATAAGGCGGTGCATGTCGTACATCGTTTTCGTAAAGAAGAATTAAAAAATCTATTGTTAGCGGAGGGCTTCGAGATTCAGCTACTTTCTTACCGCAATTGTTTTTTATTTCCTCTAGCGGCCATGCTTCGGCTCATTAGAAAGAAATCTCGCCGAGGCGCCATGAAATCCGATGTGGAACTTCCCCATAAATGGCTCAATAAATTACTCAGTCAAGTGCTGTATCTGGAAAATTCTTATTTGTCAATGAAAGGGACTTTTCCTTTTGGTTTATCCTTATTCGCCCTAGTGAAAAAAGTTTAG
- a CDS encoding glycosyltransferase family A protein, with the protein MPSYAPIVIFVYNRVNHTRQTIDALKMNIEAPLSDLIIFSDAPKNDDQVEEVQNVRKYIKTINSFKSIKIIEQKKNLGLAESIISGVSKVVNEYGKVIVLEDDMVTSPFFLKYMNEGLERYQSDDAVASINAYMYPVKETLPEAFFLQMSDCWGWATWRESWELFERDGANLLEKLTKDHLGNSFDLDGNFRYTQMLEEQISGHVNSWAIRWYASTFLHNKLGLYPGISLVHNIGVDGTGVHCPSLAEFDVSLRKEPISYFPRELQEDAYARGIVAKHLGGYSSFTSRLKRFVLSKFTPTAKNKI; encoded by the coding sequence ATGCCTAGTTATGCACCCATAGTTATTTTTGTCTATAACCGTGTAAATCATACACGTCAAACTATTGATGCCTTAAAAATGAATATTGAAGCTCCACTGAGTGATTTAATTATATTTTCGGATGCGCCTAAAAATGATGATCAGGTTGAGGAAGTACAAAATGTACGAAAGTATATCAAGACAATTAATAGTTTTAAGTCGATTAAAATTATTGAACAGAAAAAAAATTTAGGGCTGGCGGAGTCGATTATATCGGGGGTTAGTAAAGTCGTAAATGAGTATGGGAAAGTGATTGTTTTGGAAGATGATATGGTCACTTCACCATTTTTTTTAAAATATATGAATGAGGGTTTGGAACGTTATCAGTCGGATGATGCAGTCGCCAGTATAAATGCTTATATGTATCCAGTTAAAGAAACACTTCCAGAAGCCTTTTTCTTACAGATGTCAGATTGTTGGGGTTGGGCGACCTGGAGGGAAAGTTGGGAGTTGTTTGAACGCGATGGAGCAAACTTATTAGAGAAATTAACAAAAGATCATTTGGGTAATAGCTTTGATTTGGATGGAAATTTCAGATATACTCAAATGCTCGAGGAGCAAATTTCTGGACATGTTAACTCATGGGCAATACGTTGGTATGCATCAACTTTTCTACACAATAAACTGGGTCTTTATCCGGGTATTAGCTTAGTGCATAATATAGGTGTAGATGGTACGGGGGTTCACTGTCCATCGCTAGCAGAATTTGATGTGAGTTTGCGCAAGGAGCCCATAAGTTATTTTCCTCGAGAGTTGCAAGAAGATGCTTATGCTAGGGGCATTGTGGCAAAACATTTAGGCGGCTATAGCAGCTTCACATCGAGGCTTAAACGTTTTGTTTTATCTAAATTCACACCAACGGCAAAGAATAAAATTTAA
- a CDS encoding glycosyltransferase family 2 protein, whose product MNISIVIPVYNGESSIVGLFDELRKHLKERLFQVVLVNDCSPDNSHQVCLSLQKDNPEIITYVELARNFGEHSAVLAGLHQVKGDCAIIMDDDFQNPPHTVLSLVNKMEASEADVVYSYYQKKKHHWFRNLGSQFNDFVACALLKKPKDLYLSSFKCINRFLIDEIIKYDGPYPYLDGLVLRSTKRIAKVQVDHADRGEGESGYTLKKLVRLWLNMFINFSVLPLRMCTYLGLVINLGALVFSLITFYEKSVNPSMPLGWASLMIAVMLFSGVQLLMLGLIGEYVGSLFMTINKTPQFIVRQSWDKN is encoded by the coding sequence TTGAATATAAGTATAGTTATACCAGTATACAATGGAGAGAGCTCGATTGTAGGCCTCTTTGATGAATTGCGTAAACATCTTAAGGAGCGTTTATTTCAAGTGGTCTTGGTTAATGACTGTAGTCCAGATAATAGTCATCAAGTTTGTTTGAGCTTACAAAAAGACAATCCCGAGATTATCACTTATGTAGAATTAGCCCGTAATTTTGGCGAGCATAGTGCGGTTCTCGCGGGCTTGCACCAAGTTAAGGGTGATTGCGCCATTATTATGGATGATGACTTCCAGAATCCACCACATACGGTTTTGTCTTTAGTCAATAAAATGGAAGCAAGTGAAGCTGATGTGGTCTATTCCTATTATCAGAAAAAAAAGCATCATTGGTTTAGGAACCTAGGCAGTCAATTTAATGATTTCGTTGCTTGTGCTTTACTTAAAAAACCTAAGGATCTTTATTTATCAAGCTTTAAATGTATTAATCGTTTTCTAATTGATGAAATCATTAAATATGATGGTCCCTATCCCTATCTTGATGGCTTAGTTTTAAGAAGCACCAAGCGCATTGCAAAAGTGCAAGTTGATCATGCGGATCGCGGTGAGGGTGAGTCTGGTTATACCTTGAAAAAACTCGTGCGCTTATGGCTTAATATGTTTATCAATTTTTCGGTCTTGCCTTTGCGAATGTGTACTTATTTGGGGCTTGTGATCAATTTAGGTGCACTTGTTTTTTCACTGATTACTTTCTATGAGAAATCAGTGAATCCGAGTATGCCCTTGGGATGGGCGTCCTTGATGATTGCAGTCATGCTTTTTTCTGGTGTGCAATTGCTTATGTTGGGTCTAATCGGAGAGTATGTGGGTTCATTATTTATGACTATTAATAAAACACCACAGTTTATTGTACGCCAAAGCTGGGATAAAAACTAA
- a CDS encoding lysylphosphatidylglycerol synthase transmembrane domain-containing protein — MPFFAKLKQKIHIFILLIVLCTMGSVIYNHLDELKQLPKLSIELYFFASLSLLLIIFSNGYIYDSLTQIPSSKLSFKESWHLAMGTSFGNLFGPPKSGLALRAFILKKKGFPYPSYIALTLVVLILATAIQVSLASLSFCFMKAIPQELLKVFYLCIALSSLCFITLCLHRHIKKIHLKKFPFSQEISQAFSDIISRKRPLLKAIAFTVFNTLVGALFFYILLDFFNSALPFTHCLLIFSLSGLLTALAITPGAIGFFEAPALFFSHVFHIPQGSMIACLIIYRMFELGLSLFFGGFSCTRFYRQGFNIMKKSVPDKKEIPHQALD, encoded by the coding sequence ATGCCCTTTTTTGCTAAGCTTAAACAAAAAATCCATATTTTCATACTTCTCATCGTACTCTGTACCATGGGCTCTGTGATCTATAATCATCTTGATGAACTTAAGCAACTGCCTAAACTCTCTATAGAGCTCTATTTTTTCGCAAGTTTATCTCTTTTATTGATCATTTTTAGCAATGGTTATATCTACGATAGCCTAACACAAATTCCCTCATCTAAATTATCTTTTAAGGAATCATGGCACCTAGCCATGGGCACCTCCTTTGGGAATTTATTTGGACCTCCTAAATCAGGTTTAGCCCTGCGTGCCTTCATCTTAAAAAAGAAAGGCTTCCCTTACCCATCCTATATAGCGCTCACTCTTGTGGTTTTAATTTTAGCGACTGCCATACAAGTTTCTCTTGCGAGCCTAAGTTTTTGTTTTATGAAAGCTATTCCTCAAGAACTACTCAAGGTCTTTTACCTTTGCATCGCCTTGAGCAGCCTCTGCTTCATAACTCTTTGCCTTCATCGTCATATTAAAAAAATCCACTTAAAAAAATTCCCTTTTAGCCAAGAGATTAGCCAAGCTTTTAGTGATATAATTTCACGAAAACGCCCACTACTAAAGGCAATAGCTTTCACTGTTTTCAACACTCTTGTCGGTGCCCTGTTTTTTTATATTCTTTTAGATTTTTTCAATTCCGCTCTCCCCTTCACTCATTGCCTACTTATTTTCTCTTTATCTGGCTTACTCACGGCCTTGGCCATCACCCCTGGCGCTATAGGATTTTTCGAAGCTCCCGCACTCTTTTTTAGCCATGTTTTTCACATCCCCCAAGGCTCCATGATTGCTTGCCTGATTATCTATCGCATGTTTGAGCTTGGCCTCTCATTATTTTTTGGCGGCTTTAGCTGCACGAGATTTTATCGCCAAGGCTTTAATATCATGAAAAAGTCAGTCCCTGATAAGAAAGAAATACCTCATCAGGCTCTTGATTAG
- a CDS encoding class I SAM-dependent methyltransferase — translation MPSFLGLFINPFYFVRNGLHKKLKLLSHELKGDLIDFGCGAMPYKELFNVATYTGLDYAESGHECEEQEGKIYYDGKKIPFEESSVDALFASEVFEHIFNLEQILEELHRVLKPGGKLLFTIPFAWEEHEVPHDFARYSSYGIISLLEKHGFKILQAHKSGTAFETCAQLFIAYVYGLFPKMKWLNLLLTLLLIAPLNIMTLFMSLLLPKNNNLYLNNVMLVEKVTV, via the coding sequence TTGCCTAGTTTTTTAGGCTTATTTATAAATCCTTTTTATTTCGTACGTAATGGACTGCATAAAAAACTTAAGCTACTCAGCCATGAATTAAAGGGAGATCTTATTGATTTCGGTTGTGGAGCTATGCCCTACAAGGAATTGTTTAATGTAGCTACTTATACGGGGCTCGATTATGCAGAGAGTGGTCATGAGTGTGAAGAACAAGAAGGGAAAATTTATTATGATGGCAAAAAAATACCCTTCGAGGAATCGAGTGTAGATGCCCTTTTTGCTTCCGAGGTTTTTGAACATATATTTAACCTAGAGCAAATTCTGGAGGAGCTCCATAGGGTGCTAAAACCAGGAGGGAAACTTTTGTTTACCATTCCTTTTGCTTGGGAAGAGCATGAAGTACCTCATGATTTTGCTAGGTACTCATCTTATGGGATAATATCATTGCTTGAAAAACATGGCTTTAAAATACTTCAAGCCCATAAGAGTGGAACAGCCTTTGAAACCTGTGCACAGTTATTTATTGCTTATGTATATGGATTATTTCCAAAAATGAAGTGGTTGAATTTACTTTTGACTTTACTACTGATAGCACCCTTGAATATTATGACTTTATTCATGAGCCTATTATTGCCCAAGAACAATAATTTATATTTAAATAATGTCATGCTCGTAGAGAAGGTCACTGTATGA
- a CDS encoding methyltransferase, TIGR04325 family, whose translation MKALIKKVLPPFVTVALQRLMAAYSIKGHYSSWEDATRASGGYDSQNIFQKVREAMWQVRDGHRVAERDSVLLDEIPYSWPVLCTVLRAVEDNKLHVVDFGGALGCSYYYYRDWLESIDHRWTVIEQEKFVECGNAEFVTDRLKFSRAFADVHKVDIILMSSVLQYLENPWEILEQAMATRCRFICLDRTLFSPSTQERIAIQKVSSKIYPASYPLRLLTEASVHTFLEPYFDLIAQYDSPESTSGFNCKGFIYRRKD comes from the coding sequence ATGAAAGCTTTGATAAAAAAAGTTTTGCCTCCGTTCGTGACAGTCGCACTGCAGCGCTTGATGGCAGCTTATTCGATTAAGGGTCATTATTCTTCTTGGGAAGATGCCACGCGTGCTAGTGGTGGTTATGATAGTCAAAATATTTTTCAGAAAGTACGTGAAGCGATGTGGCAAGTACGCGATGGACATCGAGTGGCAGAAAGAGACTCGGTGTTACTAGATGAAATTCCGTACTCTTGGCCAGTACTTTGCACGGTTTTACGCGCGGTGGAAGACAATAAACTGCACGTGGTCGATTTTGGGGGCGCACTCGGTTGTTCCTATTATTATTACCGAGACTGGCTAGAATCTATAGATCATCGTTGGACCGTTATCGAACAAGAAAAATTTGTCGAATGTGGAAACGCGGAGTTTGTGACGGATCGCTTGAAATTTTCTAGGGCATTTGCAGATGTGCATAAGGTTGATATCATTTTGATGAGCAGTGTTCTGCAGTATCTCGAAAACCCTTGGGAAATTCTGGAGCAAGCAATGGCTACACGCTGTCGCTTCATTTGTCTCGATCGGACATTGTTTTCGCCGAGTACACAAGAGCGGATTGCAATACAAAAGGTCTCATCAAAAATCTATCCTGCTAGTTATCCCTTACGGTTATTGACCGAAGCTTCCGTACATACTTTTTTAGAACCTTATTTTGATCTGATAGCGCAGTATGACTCACCAGAAAGTACTAGCGGGTTTAATTGCAAAGGTTTTATTTATCGGCGGAAAGATTAG
- a CDS encoding glycosyltransferase — protein sequence MTYDLITITWNSEKTLQRTLDSVAAQKQAPHRYIFIDGGSEDNTCKIIEQFKTAHPAIDVILEQQRAKGISQAWNQALPYLQSELVALLNSDDWWLDDTMSRVLHHFNNDPSSDILSGSILYTQNENDPAPKLMRTRSLKLFPVLMPIMHPACFIKKSVYDEIGGFDEELKTSMDYDFIYRCLNAKCHFKSVNEVFTYMQAGGMANANRIRARQETRDVALKHGPLCIPRVAYLARVLRNR from the coding sequence ATGACTTACGATCTCATCACCATCACCTGGAACTCAGAAAAAACACTACAGCGCACACTCGACTCCGTAGCCGCTCAGAAACAAGCGCCTCATCGCTATATTTTCATCGATGGTGGATCCGAAGATAATACCTGTAAAATTATTGAACAGTTCAAGACTGCTCACCCCGCAATTGATGTGATTTTAGAACAACAAAGGGCCAAAGGGATTTCTCAAGCCTGGAACCAGGCGCTGCCCTACTTGCAATCCGAACTCGTGGCTTTGCTCAATAGTGATGATTGGTGGTTGGATGATACCATGTCCCGCGTGCTTCATCACTTCAACAACGATCCAAGCAGCGATATTCTCTCGGGCTCCATCCTTTACACCCAAAACGAAAATGACCCCGCCCCCAAATTAATGAGAACGAGGTCATTGAAACTCTTTCCAGTGCTGATGCCGATCATGCATCCCGCCTGCTTTATCAAAAAATCAGTCTATGATGAAATTGGTGGCTTTGACGAAGAACTCAAGACTTCGATGGATTACGACTTCATCTATCGTTGCTTAAACGCTAAATGCCACTTTAAAAGTGTTAACGAAGTCTTCACCTATATGCAAGCCGGCGGTATGGCCAACGCCAATCGCATTCGTGCTCGACAAGAAACGCGTGATGTAGCGCTCAAGCACGGCCCTCTTTGTATACCGCGAGTTGCCTATCTAGCCAGAGTTTTAAGGAATCGGTGA
- a CDS encoding type II secretion system protein, protein MKKLKFTLIELLVVIAIIGILASMILPNLAKARDKAKQANCKNNLKSLGTAFRIYFSDQPNEMIPDVATKTNLNSTHLWVTTFDLPEEFLSCAASKNGNGSQNYHNITTGNRQWGDLLTDNDSIIFEDRVTHKFGDNVNKLYPDGHVESGVASP, encoded by the coding sequence ATGAAAAAATTAAAATTCACACTTATTGAACTACTCGTCGTCATTGCTATTATCGGAATTTTAGCATCAATGATCCTCCCCAATCTTGCCAAAGCACGCGACAAAGCCAAGCAAGCAAATTGTAAGAATAATTTAAAAAGTTTAGGAACGGCATTTCGTATCTATTTTTCAGACCAGCCCAATGAAATGATACCCGATGTCGCTACAAAAACAAACCTAAACTCCACTCACCTTTGGGTGACAACTTTTGATCTCCCAGAGGAATTTCTCTCTTGCGCTGCAAGTAAAAATGGCAATGGCTCCCAAAACTACCACAATATCACCACAGGGAATAGGCAATGGGGTGATTTGCTTACTGATAATGATTCAATTATCTTTGAGGATCGTGTCACACACAAATTTGGTGATAACGTCAACAAACTCTACCCTGATGGTCATGTGGAGTCTGGAGTTGCTAGCCCCTAA
- a CDS encoding O-antigen ligase family protein, with product MTCSIYLIHHIGIHFKDKHPFTRNKKILLSLSILLIFILCLAVLYKTQTRALIPAVAVSLFYFMLCRFPKRRIHLCVLSLVSIAFLAFTFQDKFYRLSLKDIRLPLLKDTASMIADAPFFGHGPGQFITKFSDYPSDELNIRLHSAPIYEHPHNEVFHMASQGGIPLTILFLGLLIFLLKKSLKNKDFSIDLATCILLFTLGLLDKSLQQGASLLLFYFFLARALIPYLSTTNPYSGFKLWQHLGALLSLALLTPALIQQSRASWHFKQADEYSHTNEQNKLKQAHYHLQRAHHLAPEKINYAYHCARLEIHLGQLENAWDKLEPIINSYPYYNLSLHQQGKLFENLALQQHDPASRTHLLKQAFLAYEASCKDRPWDLTRYPVFISLSQEHFPDKEKEIKSTALKYFEKKYQFRDEFSTPTQILYKQYLAALNTNDSSRIQQTYEQLIYYLKLPKDPKWQKFYLDSLKQ from the coding sequence GTGACTTGCTCGATTTATTTAATTCATCATATCGGAATTCATTTCAAAGATAAACACCCGTTCACGCGAAATAAAAAAATCCTGCTCAGCCTAAGTATCTTACTTATTTTCATCCTTTGCTTGGCGGTACTCTACAAAACTCAGACCCGTGCTCTTATTCCTGCCGTGGCGGTTTCTCTATTTTATTTTATGCTGTGCCGATTTCCAAAACGTCGCATTCATCTTTGTGTCCTCAGTCTTGTCTCTATAGCTTTTTTGGCTTTCACTTTTCAAGACAAATTCTATCGCCTCAGCCTCAAAGATATTCGCCTGCCCCTGCTGAAAGATACCGCCAGCATGATTGCCGATGCCCCCTTCTTCGGCCATGGCCCAGGACAGTTCATTACCAAATTCAGCGATTACCCTAGTGACGAACTCAATATTCGTCTCCATAGTGCGCCCATCTACGAACACCCCCATAATGAAGTCTTTCACATGGCAAGCCAAGGCGGCATTCCACTCACGATCCTTTTCCTTGGTCTCTTGATTTTTCTTCTAAAAAAATCCCTTAAGAATAAGGACTTCTCCATAGACTTGGCTACTTGTATCCTTTTATTTACTCTTGGCTTACTCGATAAAAGCCTGCAACAAGGTGCCAGCCTGCTCTTATTTTATTTCTTCTTGGCTAGGGCCTTAATTCCTTATCTAAGTACAACAAATCCGTATTCAGGCTTCAAGCTTTGGCAACATCTTGGCGCCTTATTAAGTTTAGCTTTATTAACACCTGCTTTAATACAGCAGAGTCGAGCCTCATGGCATTTTAAACAAGCCGATGAGTATTCTCATACCAACGAACAAAATAAACTTAAGCAAGCCCACTACCATTTACAAAGGGCTCATCACTTAGCTCCAGAAAAAATTAACTATGCCTACCACTGTGCTCGCTTGGAGATTCATTTGGGACAACTCGAAAATGCCTGGGATAAATTAGAACCTATTATTAATAGCTATCCCTATTACAACCTTAGTCTCCATCAGCAGGGCAAACTTTTCGAAAATCTCGCCCTTCAACAACATGACCCCGCTAGCCGTACTCACTTACTCAAACAAGCTTTCCTTGCTTATGAAGCGAGTTGCAAAGATCGCCCATGGGATTTAACGCGCTATCCTGTATTTATTTCTTTGTCTCAAGAGCACTTTCCCGATAAAGAAAAGGAGATTAAAAGCACTGCTCTAAAATACTTTGAGAAAAAATATCAATTCCGTGATGAATTTTCAACTCCCACTCAAATTTTATACAAACAGTATTTAGCGGCGCTCAATACAAATGATTCGTCAAGAATCCAACAGACTTATGAACAACTTATTTATTATCTCAAACTCCCCAAAGATCCCAAGTGGCAGAAATTCTATTTGGATTCTCTAAAGCAATAG
- a CDS encoding ATP-binding cassette domain-containing protein — protein MSNEEFVIKGAGLQKTFKDFWGRPKVKAIQNIDITVPKGSIFGLLGPNGAGKSTLLKIILGHLYPTAGRIQVLGKDPRDVKIKQKMGYLPERSYLYKNLTATETLHYFGEILGLDKKQIKSRTEQLLEMVGLKNAIHRQVGQFSHGMTRRMGLAQALLNDPELLILDEPTAGLDPVGCREVKDLILTLGQRGKTILLTSHLLADVEDVADDLLMLFGGSVQASGKAKSLLQDQDKTRLEFPNVSKATLQKTLASLKTELPSTSINITSPNQSLEDYFLNLVRTSTAKGESTSGASAGSGVADYLKDDSDQSSESLVAGDRIQESGATKELNPQISQSNTEQKNSEPNNSKLNIQNSKLDTPGAADVPSAPTSVSTAGSTEFHSAPNSDLNLKESNPQISQNNTEPENSANSDLKPVPSNTTDESNPGTADVPSATTSVSTAGSTEFHSAPNSDLNSKESNPQISQNNTEKDTSANCQLPTDNSDLKPVLSNSTDESNPGTADVPSAPTSVSTAGSTEFHSEPNSNSENSDLKTVPSDLKPVLSNSTQTKFPDNCQLTTENFNQQADQNPTLPEDTPEAKALGSLPPVPKLGLSEHEQISIKMKKIKKHIHRT, from the coding sequence ATGAGTAATGAAGAATTTGTCATCAAAGGTGCTGGTCTACAAAAGACGTTTAAAGATTTCTGGGGTCGCCCCAAAGTCAAAGCGATACAGAATATTGATATTACTGTGCCCAAAGGCAGTATTTTTGGTCTTCTAGGTCCCAATGGCGCAGGAAAATCGACTCTCCTCAAAATCATTCTTGGCCACCTCTATCCGACAGCGGGTCGCATACAGGTTTTAGGAAAAGATCCCCGTGATGTCAAAATCAAACAAAAAATGGGTTATTTACCTGAGCGATCCTACCTCTACAAGAATTTAACTGCCACTGAAACATTGCATTATTTTGGAGAGATCTTAGGTCTTGACAAAAAACAAATCAAAAGTCGTACAGAACAGCTCCTCGAAATGGTGGGACTCAAAAATGCTATTCACCGTCAAGTGGGACAATTTTCTCATGGCATGACGCGACGCATGGGTTTAGCTCAAGCTTTGCTCAATGATCCTGAGCTGCTTATTCTTGATGAACCCACTGCAGGTCTCGATCCCGTTGGCTGTCGTGAAGTAAAAGACCTTATCCTCACCCTTGGTCAACGGGGTAAAACTATCCTACTCACGAGTCATCTACTTGCCGACGTCGAAGATGTTGCCGATGATTTACTGATGCTCTTTGGTGGCTCAGTCCAAGCAAGTGGCAAAGCGAAATCACTTTTACAGGACCAAGATAAAACTCGCCTTGAGTTCCCGAATGTCAGTAAGGCAACATTACAAAAAACTTTGGCTTCACTCAAAACTGAACTCCCCAGTACCAGTATCAATATTACTTCACCGAATCAAAGCCTCGAAGATTATTTCCTCAATCTGGTTCGCACTTCCACGGCAAAAGGCGAATCCACTTCTGGCGCCTCCGCAGGTTCTGGCGTCGCTGACTACCTCAAAGATGACAGTGATCAATCATCAGAATCTCTAGTAGCAGGCGACAGGATTCAGGAATCAGGAGCTACAAAAGAACTTAATCCACAGATTTCACAGAGCAACACAGAGCAAAAAAACTCTGAACCGAATAATTCAAAACTAAACATTCAAAATTCAAAATTAGATACCCCTGGGGCCGCGGACGTCCCGTCCGCTCCAACTTCTGTCTCCACAGCTGGGAGCACCGAATTCCATTCGGCACCGAACTCAGATCTCAATTTAAAAGAAAGTAATCCACAGATTTCACAGAACAACACAGAGCCAGAAAACTCTGCCAACTCTGACCTGAAACCTGTCCCCTCTAACACAACTGACGAGTCAAACCCTGGGACCGCGGACGTCCCGTCCGCTACTACTTCAGTCTCCACAGCTGGGAGCACCGAATTCCATTCGGCACCGAACTCAGATCTCAATTCAAAAGAAAGTAATCCACAGATTTCACAGAATAACACAGAGAAAGACACCTCTGCCAACTGCCAACTGCCAACTGATAACTCTGACCTGAAACCTGTTCTCTCTAACTCAACTGACGAGTCAAATCCTGGGACCGCGGACGTCCCGTCCGCTCCTACTTCAGTCTCCACAGCTGGGAGTACCGAATTCCATTCGGAACCGAATTCAAATTCAGAAAACTCTGACCTGAAAACTGTCCCCTCTGACCTGAAACCTGTTCTCTCTAACTCAACTCAAACTAAATTTCCTGACAACTGCCAACTGACAACTGAAAACTTTAATCAACAAGCTGACCAAAATCCAACATTGCCGGAAGACACCCCAGAAGCGAAAGCTCTAGGCTCCCTCCCCCCTGTCCCCAAATTAGGCCTCAGTGAACATGAGCAAATCTCGATAAAAATGAAGAAAATCAAAAAGCATATTCACCGCACATGA